A DNA window from Impatiens glandulifera chromosome 7, dImpGla2.1, whole genome shotgun sequence contains the following coding sequences:
- the LOC124909993 gene encoding two-component response regulator ARR10-like: MNPTVAHHQDLGHKSSRSGLCVLVVDSSRVCLTITSTILSIYKYKVIVARYGVQALSMIRQSKIKIDLVMTEFLLPDMCGIELMEKVRELKKMPIVFLSSFRNIGEKMQCLSKGGDFCYEKPMSMKEAKLLWQFKILNVRGTTYGNVKELPSLKLEEVVEVTSKKRRIFWATEFYGKSIKAGEGTSMKDVRANNAPKIAKIDNQICGSISSRMQNRKEGLQHADSINATRIDTTLRLRVGSHEDLCNLKNTQFRRTVNDIKKQDDAIKIKEESLLTLSLRFGSQISDENMNTNSKVVDDSKLEASDAASSSAAQEDCVAYNPINRGRIPRMGNIDLMSHHHV, from the exons ATGAATCCAACTGTCGCCCACCACCAAGATCTTGGTCACAAGTCTTCTCGGTCGGGATTGTGCGTGCTCGTGGTGGATTCTAGTCGCGTATGTCTTACAATCACGTCAACAATTCTTTCGATTTACAAATATAAAG TTATCGTTGCTCGATATGGTGTACAAGCCTTGTCTATGATACGACAAAGCAAGATTAAGATTGATCTTGTCATGACGGAGTTTCTCTTGCCCGACATGTGTGGAATTGAGTTAATGGAAAAAGTCCGTGAATTGAAAAAAATGCCGATTGTTT TTCTTTCTAGTTTTAGAAATATTGGAGAGAAAATGCAATGTTTGTCGAAAGGGGGTGATTTTTGTTATGAAAAACCGATGTCCATGAAGGAAGCAAAGTTGTTATGGCagtttaagattttaaatgTAAGAGGTACGACATATGGTAATGTTAAGGAGTTGCCTTCGTTGAAACTAGAAGAGGTTGTCGAGGTCACCTCGAAGAAGAGGAGGATCTTTTGGGCGACAGAATTTTATGGTAAATCCATTAAGGCTGGTGAAGGAACAAGCATGAAAg ATGTTCGTGCCAATAATGCACCTAAAATTGCGAAGATCGACAATCAAATTTGTGGCAGCATCTCAAGCCGTATGCAG AACCGAAAGGAAGGTTTGCAACATGCGGATTCTATAAATGCAACTCGAATCGATACAACCTTAAGATTACGTGTCGGATCACATGAAGATCTTTGTAATCTTAAAAATACCCAATTCAGAAGGACCGTTAATGACATCAAAAAACAAGATGATGCGATCAAAATCAAAGAGGAAAGTTTGTTAACTCTGAGTTTGCGCTTTGGATCTCAGATCTCCGACGAGAACATGAACACTAACAGCAAAGTAGTCGATGATTCAAAATTAGAGGCGAGTGATGCTGCAAGTTCAAGCGCTGCACAAGAAGATTGTGTGGCTTATAACCCAATTAATCGTGGTCGGATTCCAAGAATGGGGAACATTGATCTAATGAGCCATCATCATGTCTAA
- the LOC124946156 gene encoding RING-H2 finger protein ATL54-like has translation MFGSGTNLITTIIGFGMSATFIIFVCSRLICGRIRRRAESSRQMLEISINDIEQPAEQRRRDGLEDGVVAAIPTVKFSQQGLGSIEDAECSICLGEYEEKQVLRILPGCGHNFHIGCIDLWLRKHSTCPVCRLPIHHESFITKYYVRSPILPSSPESPLHHHHVAVGEASQDSR, from the exons ATGTTTGGTTCAGGCACAAATCTGATCACTACAATAATTGGGTTCGGCATGAGTGCAACTTTCATCATATTTGTATGCAGCAGACTGATCTGTGGACGAATTCGAAGAAGAGCAGAATCATCAAGGCAGATGTTGGAGATCTCTATTAATGATATTGAACAg CCTGCAGAGCAACGAAGGAGGGATGGACTTGAAGATGGTGTGGTGGCTGCTATACCGACTGTGAAGTTCAGTCAACAGGGTTTGGGCTCCATAGAAGATGCAGA GTGCAGTATATGTCTTGGGGAATATGAGGAGAAACAGGTGTTGAGAATATTGCCTGGTTGTGGGCATAATTTCCACATAGGTTGTATAGATTTATGGTTGAGGAAACATTCAACTTGTCCTGTTTGTCGCCTCCCAATTCATCATGAATCCTTCATAACAAAGTACTATGTTAGATCGCCAATACTACCTTCATCACCCGAATcgcctcttcatcatcatcatgtagCCGTGGGAGAGGCTAGTCAAGACTCAAGATGA
- the LOC124945683 gene encoding protein CELLULOSE SYNTHASE INTERACTIVE 1, whose product MADDDDYVCNDDVLISTEDLLSSALKLVPTAVEKAKLVKGFQAKWKMIISKLEQIPSRLSDLSCHPCFSKNTLCKEQLQTVSITLKEVIQLAETSIAEKFEGKLQMQSDLDALIGKLDLNLKDCSLLIKTGMLVDVTVPVSIPISISPSPHGNIRELLARLQIGHLESKQKALETLIEIMRDDEKMVFSVLGRSNVAALVQLLTATSPRMREMTVSVLCSLAESGSCENWLISEGILPPLIRLLESGSSFGKEKAVISLQRLSMSPETARSIVGHGGIRPLTEICRFGDSVVQSSAACTLKNISTLPDARQTLADESVVKLMIELLNIGSLLGTKEYAAECLQNLTSTNDSLRKAVISAGGVKSLLDYIDSPFPQEPAIGAVKNLVSLMSIEVLTSMGLIQRLVHVLKSGSPGAQQSAAATVCKICGSIEIKRLMGEAGCIPFLIKMLEGKTYTGREMAAQAISILIVVPQNCREVKKDDKSVPNLVQSLDPSLQNTAKKYAIVCLTAISTSKRCKKGMISYGAIGYLKKLSEMEVVGAKKLLDRLERGKIRSFFSRK is encoded by the coding sequence ATGGCGGATGATGATGATTACGTGTGTAACGACGACGTTTTGATCTCAACTGAAGATTTACTATCCTCTGCCTTAAAGCTAGTTCCAACGGCGGTTGAAAAGGCTAAGCTTGTTAAAGGGTTTCAAGCAAAATGGAAGATGATAATTTCAAAACTTGAACAGATCCCTTCACGTTTATCAGATTTATCATGTCATCCATGTTTTTCCAAGAACACTCTCTGTAAAGAACAATTACAGACAGTTTCCATCACTCTGAAAGAAGTAATCCAGTTAGCTGAAACGAGTATCGCCGAGAAATTTGAAGGGAAACTTCAAATGCAGAGCGATTTAGATGCCTTGATCGGAAAACTTGACTTGAATTTGAAAGACTGTAGCTTGCTAATCAAAACCGGCATGCTTGTAGACGTTACAGTCCCTgtttcaattccaatttcaatttctcCGTCGCCGCATGGAAATATCAGGGAACTACTAGCCCGTCTGCAAATTGGGCATTTGGAATCCAAACAGAAAGCTCTCGAAACGTTAATCGAAATCATGCGAGATGATGAAAAGATGGTTTTTTCCGTTCTGGGTCGGAGCAATGTCGCTGCTTTGGTTCAATTACTAACAGCAACTTCTCCTCGTATGCGAGAAATGACGGTTTCTGTTCTTTGTTCTTTAGCCGAATCAGGAAGCTGCGAGAATTGGTTGATTTCAGAAGGTATTCTTCCACCTTTAATCAGACTACTTGAATCCGGTAGTTCATTCGGTAAAGAAAAAGCTGTTATCTCCCTTCAAAGACTATCAATGTCACCGGAAACCGCAAGATCAATCGTCGGCCATGGAGGAATCCGACCACTAACAGAAATCTGTAGATTTGGCGATTCCGTTGTTCAATCCTCCGCCGCTTGTACTCTGAAAAACATATCAACCCTACCCGACGCCAGACAAACATTAGCAGACGAATCAGTGGTAAAACTAATGATTGAACTCTTAAACATCGGATCATTATTAGGCACGAAAGAATACGCAGCCGAATGTCTACAAAACCTAACATCAACCAACGACAGTCTCCGGAAAGCTGTAATCTCCGCCGGCGGTGTCAAGAGTTTGTTGGATTACATCGACAGTCCATTCCCACAAGAACCGGCGATTGGGGCGGTAAAAAATTTGGTTAGTTTAATGTCAATTGAAGTTCTGACATCTATGGGTTTGATTCAACGTTTAGTTCATGTTTTGAAATCTGGGTCGCCGGGTGCTCAACAATCGGCGGCGGCGACTGTTTGTAAGATTTGTGGGTCGATTGAGATAAAGAGGTTGATGGGTGAAGCGGGTTGTATTCCGTTTTTGATAAAGATGCTTGAAGGGAAAACTTATACAGGTAGAGAAATGGCGGCTCAAGCTATTTCGATCTTGATTGTTGTTCCTCAAAATTGTAGGGAAGTTAAGAAGGATGATAAGAGTGTTCCTAATTTGGTTCAATCGCTTGATCCGAGTTTACAGAATACGGCTAAGAAATATGCGATTGTTTGTTTGACTGCGATATCGACTAGTAAGAGATGTAAAAAGGGTATGATTTCTTATGGGGCAATTGGGTATCTTAAGAAGCTAAGTGAAATGGAAGTGGTTGGGGCTAAGAAGCTTCTAGATCGATTGGAGAGAGGGAAGATTAGAAGTTTCTTTAGTAGGAaatga
- the LOC124909994 gene encoding probable methyltransferase PMT16, with product MANLINIIHRLISYKSNKSKLYWLIFISILCFTSYLYGLWQTGSISRFSCIPTSQNSSSVADAFLDQNQLDFASHHSAVDLIHLSNQSAVQNVKRFPRCESKYGEYTPCEDADRSLKFDRDRLIYRERHCPVKKELLKCRIPAPYGYMTPFSWPESRDWVWYANVPHKHLTVEKAVQNWIRFEGDRFKFPGGGTMFPKGADSYIDDIGKVINFKDGSIRTAIDTGCGVASWGAYLLSRNITAISFAPRDTHEAQVQFALERGVPALIGVMASIRLPYPARAFDMAHCSRCLIPWGQNEGLYMIEVDRVLRPGGYWILSGPPINFEKHWKGWGRTIEDLKREQDVIEKVARSLCWKKLVQKNRDIAIWQKPTNHIHCKTNRKVFKKPEFCEAGDVNDPDRAWYRKLETCMTPLPKTISSDIKEVSGGQLAKWPERLTEVPPRIIRGSIDGITPEIFRKDIEIWNKRLSRYKALDYQLAEKGRYRNLLDMNANLGGFAASLVDYPVWVMNVVPVEAKVDTLGAIYERGLIGTYHNWCEAMSTYPRTYDFIHAENVFSMYKGRCEFEDILLEMDRILRPRGSVVIRDDVDVMLKVKSIVGGLEWENRMTDNEVSAHSREKILVAVKSYWTSPKDNSSLH from the exons ATGGCGAATCTTATCAATATCATTCATCGTCTCATTTcctacaaatcaaacaaatccaaACTCTACTGGTTAATTTTCATTTCGATTCTCTGTTTTACGTCTTACCTATACGGACTATGGCAAACCGGTTCAATATCCAGATTCTCATGCATTCCGACGTCGCAAAACTCATCCTCCGTCGCCGACGCATTCCTCGATCAGAATCAGCTCGATTTCGCATCGCACCACTCCGCCGTCGATCTGATCCATTTATCAAATCAATCTGCGGTACAGAATGTGAAGCGATTTCCTCGTTGCGAATCGAAATACGGTGAGTATACTCCTTGCGAAGATGCTGATCGATCGTTGAAATTCGATCGCGATCGTTTGATTTACAGGGAGAGACATTGTCCGGTGAAGAAGGAGTTGTTGAAGTGTAGAATTCCGGCGCCGTATGGTTACATGACGCCGTTTAGTTGGCCGGAGAGTCGCGATTGGGTTTGGTATGCTAATGTACCTCATAAGCATTTGACTGTAGAGAAGGCGGTTCAGAATTGGATCCGGTTTGAAGGTGACCGGTTTAAATTCCCTGGTGGTGGAACTATGTTTCCTAAAGGTGCTGATTCTTATATTGATGATATTGGGAAGGTGATCAATTTTAAAGATGGTTCAATTCGAACCGCCATTGATACTGGTTGTGGG GTTGCAAGTTGGGGAGCTTATCTTCTATCAAGGAACATAACAGCAATTTCATTTGCACCAAGAGACACTCATGAAGCACAAGTCCAATTTGCACTCGAAAGAGGTGTTCCGGCTTTGATCGGTGTAATGGCTTCTATTCGATTGCCCTATCCGGCTAGGGCATTCGACATGGCACATTGTTCGCGTTGCCTCATTCCGTGGGGGCAAAATG AAGGGTTGTATATGATTGAAGTTGATCGTGTTTTAAGACCTGGTGGGTATTGGATATTGTCGGGACCACCAATAAACTTCGAGAAACATTGGAAAGGATGGGGAAGGACTATTGAGGATTTGAAACGCGAGCAAGATGTGATTGAGAAAGTAGCGAGGAGCCTTTGCTGGAAGAAACTAGTGCAAAAGAATCGTGACATTGCTATTTGGCAAAAACCGACAAACCACATTCATTGCAAAACCAACCGTAAGGTTTTCAAGAAACCGGAATTTTGTGAGGCAGGGGATGTTAATGATCCAGACAGGGCATGGTATAGAAAATTGGAAACTTGTATGACTCCGCTTCCAAAAACAATATCATCTGATATTAAAGAAGTTTCAGGCGGGCAGCTAGCTAAGTGGCCCGAGAGGCTGACTGAAGTCCCACCAAGGATTATCCGCGGAAGTATAGATGGGATCACACCCGAGATTTTCAGGAAGGATATTGAAATTTGGAATAAGAGATTGTCTCGTTATAAGGCTTTGGACTACCAGTTGGCAGAGAAAGGGAGGTATCGAAATTTGCTTGATATGAATGCTAATTTGGGAGGTTTTGCAGCCTCTTTAGTCGATTACCCGGTTTGGGTTATGAATGTCGTCCCTGTCGAGGCAAAAGTTGATACTCTGGGAGCTATTTACGAACGTGGCTTGATTGGAACATACCACAATTG GTGCGAGGCAATGTCTACTTACCCAAGGACCTACGACTTCATTCACGCAGAGAATGTTTTCAGCATGTACAAAGgaag ATGTGAGTTTGAAGATATCTTGCTAGAAATGGATAGAATATTGCGTCCTCGAGGGAGCGTAGTGATAAGAGACGACGTAGATGTTATGTTGAAGGTGAAGAGCATCGTGGGAGGGCTCGAATGGGAGAACCGTATGACCGATAATGAAGTGAGTGCACATTCGAGGGAGAAGATTTTGGTCGCGGTTAAATCTTATTGGACTTCTCCTAAGGATAATTCGAGTTTACATTAG
- the LOC124944594 gene encoding shaggy-related protein kinase theta-like, with amino-acid sequence MNVMRRLKSIASGRTSVSDPAGDPTTRKVKVDQDVEQRSLGTNYSEEETSSHTDQNMSTAPEAAASSSSVSSIAQTDKPGYEELTKDINDMKIRDDRVDDHDMETTVVSGNGTEKGQIIVTTVNGQDGHQKQTISYMAERVVGTGSFGVVYQAKCLETEEAVAIKKVLQDKRYKNRELQIMRLLNHPNVVQLKHCFFSTTDNDEVYLNLVLEYVAETVYRVSKHYTRMHQYMPTIYVQLYTYQICRALNYIHNVIGVCHRDIKPQNLLVNPNSHQLKVCDFGSAKMLVPGEPNISYICSRYYRAPELIFGATEYSTAIDMWSAGCVMAELLLGQPLFPGESGVDQLVEIIKVLGTPTREEIKCMNPNYNEYKFPQIKAHPWHKIFQKRLPAEAVDLVSRLLQYSPKLRCTALEACAHPFFNDLKQPNVSLPNGRPFPPLFNFTAQELAGVSPELREQLIPEHMRK; translated from the exons ATGAATGTCATGCGTCGCCTCAAGAGCATTGCCTCCGGTCGTACTTCCGTTTCCGATCCG GCTGGGGATCCTACCACAAGGAAGGTGAAGGTTGACCAAGATGTAGAACAAAGAAGCTTGGGAACGAATTACTCGGAGGAGGAAACTTCTAGCCACACTGATCAAAATATGTCTACTGCACCAGAAGCTGCTGCAAGCTCATCCTCCGTGTCCTCTATTGCTCAAACTGATAAACCTGGTTATGAGGAGCTTACAAAAGACATTAATGACATGAAAATCAGGGATGATAGAGTTGATGATCAT GACATGGAAACTACTGTTGTTTCTGGCAATGGAACAGAAAAAGGTCAGATAATTGTCACAACAGTCAATGGACAAGATGGACATCAGAAACAG ACAATTTCATACATGGCAGAGCGTGTAGTTGGCACTGGCTCATTTGGTGTTGTTTACCAG GCCAAGTGCTTGGAAACTGAAGAAGCTGTTGCAATAAAGAAGGTGTTGCAGGATAAGAGATACAAGAACAGAGAACTTCAGATTATGCGTTTGCTTAACCATCCTAATGTTGTTCAACTAAAACATTGTTTCTTCTCTACCACCGATAATGATGAGGTGTACCTTAACCTTGTCCTGGAATATGTAGCTGAAACTGTCTATAGAGTTTCCAAGCACTATACTAGAATGCATCAGTACATGCCCACGATTTATGTGCAGTTATACACATATCAG ATATGTCGAGCTCTTAATTACATACACAATGTAATTGGAGTGTGCCACCGTGATATTAAACCGCAGAATTTACTG GTCAATCCCAATTCTCATCAGCTAAAAGTATGTGATTTTGGGAGTGCAAAGATGCTG GTGCCTGGTGAACCCAACATATCGTATATCTGCTCCAGGTATTACAGGGCACCTGAACTGATTTTCGGAGCAACAGAGTACTCAACAGCAATTGATATGTGGTCTGCAGGCTGTGTAATGGCTGAGCTACTTCTAGGACAA CCACTATTCCCAGGAGAAAGCGGGGTTGATCAGCTGGTGGAGATCATTAAG GTTCTCGGAACGCCAACCAGAGAGGAAATTAAATGCATGAATCCAAATTACAACGAATATAAGTTTCCTCAGATTAAGGCTCACCCATGGCACAAG ATATTTCAAAAAAGGCTGCCAGCTGAAGCTGTTGATCTGGTTTCGCGGTTACTCCAGTATTCACCAAAGCTACGTTGCACAGCT CTGGAGGCATGTGCGCACCCTTTCTTCAATGATCTAAAACAACCAAATGTATCTTTGCCTAATGGTCGGCCCTTTCCCCCTCTATTCAATTTCACCGCACAAG AATTGGCAGGTGTTTCTCCTGAATTACGCGAACAACTTATTCCTGAGCACATGAGGAAATAA
- the LOC124944595 gene encoding uncharacterized protein LOC124944595: protein MLIGHMDVLPELDLFKIMFSYTQHCLFPRMLMGRSDVLPELGSSRDLLIPGSEVSDDGEEVNSEHVLYTASFDELAEKVVQYDTIIWVSISLLLVLAWGVGLILLLCLPLRRYMFRKEVSSRKLYVTPTEIIYKVSRPSFVPFWVNFDIDRHVPLSQVIDIIIEQGCLQSMYGVHTFRIESIAHGKAAPVDDLQVQGLCDPELLRKVIVTEACKMIRDAGRGFQPTNVNFERENIPCMGSVIEGPAVLRSPMKNRKVMSSPHLGSVEPRGSTGMPSDFLLNKLEEVHKSVKKIELLIEKTPT, encoded by the exons ATGTTGATAGGTCATATGGATGTGCTGCCTGAACTTgatctatttaaaattatgttctCATATACTCAGCATTGCTTGTTCCCTAGGATGTTGATGGGCCGTTCCGATGTTCTGCCTGAACTTGGCTCTTCAAGAGATTTACTGATTCCTGGCTCTGAGGTTAGTGACGATGGAGAAGAGGTTAATTCTGAACATGTACTCTACACTGCCTCATTTGATGAACTTGCGGAGAAGGTTGTCCAATATGACACCATCATTTGGGTTTCTATATCACTGCTGCTGGTATTAGCCTGGGGCGTTGGTCTCATCCTCCTGCTGTGTTTGCCTCTTAGAAGATATATGTTTCGGAAGGAGGTTTCTTCACGTAAACTATATGTTACTCCTACTGAAATAATTTACAAG gTGTCGCGACCTTCATTTGTTCCTTTCTGGGTAAACTTTGACATCGACAGACATGTTCCTCTGTCACAAGTGATTGACATAATTATTGAACAAG GATGTTTGCAATCGATGTATGGAGTACACACTTTTAGAATTGAAAGTATTGCCCATGGAAAAGCTGCACCTGTAGATGACCTACAGGTACAAGGTCTATGTGACCCCGAGCTTCTGAGGAAG GTTATTGTAACAGAAGCTTGTAAGATGATTAGAGATGCTGGCAGAGGTTTTCAACCAACCAATGTAAACTTCGAAAGAGAAAATATTCCCTGCATGGGATCCGTAATTGAGGGTCCTGCAGTTCTACGATCGCCAATGAAAAACAGGAAG GTGATGAGCTCTCCTCACCTTGGTTCAGTTGAGCCGAGAGGTTCAACAGGAATGCCTTCAGATTTTCTGCTGAATAAGCTTGAAGAAGTCCATAAATCTGTAAAG AAAATCGAGTTGCTGATAGAGAAGACACCTACCTAG